The Nitrospira sp. genome contains a region encoding:
- the pstA gene encoding phosphate ABC transporter permease PstA, whose protein sequence is MKLWFKHFFGSGELFIWSCGAGLSLSLLMIGGLLVLILINGFGFFWPADLVELTLKDGKHVIGQLAGEEVGPKGIPRIRMKIGNRDLYGLDYRWINTDQIVEQTRPRDLVMVERREWGNFYGRLRTLLKEEQVVAEGADAVWRSLPPLLRHTDSTEAENPYTVLATDANGKEKSLSIGQVMRVFRPNDLSTLEKVWVYVGNVWTVLTTEPREANTEGGIFPAIFGTVMMVIIMSFVVTPFGVIGALYLREYARQGVIVRVVRIAVNNLAGVPSIVFGVFGLGFFVYGVGGTLDALWFSERLPSPTFGTGGILWASLTLALLTVPVVIVATEEGLAAVPREYREGSIGLGATKWETMWKVVLPTALPGILTGLILAMARAAGEVAPLMLTGVVKLAPAMPIDGTWPFLHLDRKFMHLGFHIYDVGFQSPNVEAAKPMVYVTTLVLILVVVTLNLTGIILRNRLRRKYAGSAV, encoded by the coding sequence ATGAAATTATGGTTCAAGCACTTCTTCGGTAGCGGTGAGCTCTTCATTTGGAGCTGTGGAGCGGGTCTTTCTCTTTCGCTCCTCATGATCGGCGGGCTCCTGGTTCTTATCCTCATCAACGGTTTCGGGTTTTTCTGGCCGGCTGACCTCGTCGAATTGACGTTGAAGGATGGAAAACATGTGATCGGTCAATTGGCCGGTGAGGAAGTTGGTCCGAAAGGCATCCCGCGAATCAGGATGAAGATCGGCAATCGAGATCTTTACGGGTTGGACTATCGGTGGATCAATACCGACCAAATCGTTGAGCAGACGAGGCCACGTGACCTTGTGATGGTGGAACGACGCGAGTGGGGAAACTTCTACGGACGCCTACGGACCCTCTTGAAAGAAGAACAGGTCGTGGCCGAGGGCGCGGATGCCGTGTGGCGGTCACTACCGCCGCTTCTTCGGCATACAGACTCAACTGAGGCTGAGAATCCGTATACGGTGCTCGCTACCGACGCAAATGGGAAAGAAAAGTCTCTTTCGATCGGCCAAGTCATGCGGGTGTTCCGACCCAACGATCTGTCGACTTTGGAAAAGGTGTGGGTCTATGTCGGCAATGTTTGGACGGTCCTGACCACGGAGCCGCGCGAGGCTAACACCGAGGGTGGGATCTTCCCGGCAATTTTCGGTACCGTCATGATGGTCATCATCATGAGTTTTGTTGTGACCCCCTTTGGCGTCATCGGGGCCCTGTATCTCAGGGAGTATGCCCGACAAGGGGTGATTGTGAGGGTCGTCCGGATCGCGGTCAACAATCTCGCAGGGGTTCCTTCGATCGTCTTCGGTGTGTTCGGGTTGGGATTCTTTGTCTACGGCGTTGGCGGGACACTGGATGCGCTGTGGTTTTCTGAACGACTGCCGTCTCCCACGTTCGGTACGGGCGGTATCCTCTGGGCCTCTTTAACCCTTGCGCTGCTGACCGTTCCAGTCGTAATCGTCGCAACCGAAGAGGGACTTGCCGCGGTGCCTCGAGAATACCGTGAAGGATCGATCGGTTTGGGCGCGACCAAATGGGAAACGATGTGGAAGGTCGTGCTCCCTACGGCTCTCCCCGGGATTCTCACCGGACTGATTCTCGCCATGGCCCGTGCGGCCGGCGAGGTCGCGCCCTTGATGTTGACCGGTGTCGTGAAACTAGCGCCAGCTATGCCGATAGACGGGACATGGCCGTTTCTTCATTTAGACCGAAAGTTCATGCACTTGGGCTTTCATATCTATGATGTAGGTTTCCAATCGCCGAACGTTGAGGCGGCCAAGCCCATGGTTTATGTCACCACGTTGGTGTTGATTCTTGTCGTCGTGACGCTTAACCTGACAGGCATTATCTTGCGGAATAGACTGAGGAGGAAATATGCTGGATCAGCAGTATGA
- a CDS encoding SDR family oxidoreductase, whose translation MNRLEGKVAVVTGGNAGIGEAIAKRFAEEGASVVVTGRRQQELDRVAAVIRLNKGKVLGVAGSVTDEAHAQDVVRRTIDSFGRIDILVNNAGIGAFGKRLHETDDASWTDVLAINLTGVFRMTRAVIPQMLKQGQGAIVNISSIASLVGLSGLAAYAASKGGLDSLTRALAVEYAKEGIRCNVVNPGLIETPMAAPLMANPDMLQPILAQYAIRRPGTPEEVANMVLYLASDEAAWVTGATFPIDGGMTVYKG comes from the coding sequence ATGAATAGGTTGGAAGGCAAGGTTGCCGTGGTGACCGGAGGGAACGCCGGGATCGGCGAAGCCATCGCCAAGCGTTTTGCCGAAGAAGGGGCGTCGGTGGTTGTGACAGGACGCCGGCAACAGGAATTGGATCGTGTCGCGGCTGTGATCCGACTCAACAAGGGAAAAGTTCTTGGAGTCGCTGGTTCAGTCACGGATGAAGCCCATGCACAGGATGTCGTTCGTCGAACGATCGATAGTTTTGGAAGGATCGATATCCTTGTCAATAATGCGGGTATCGGTGCCTTCGGGAAACGTCTTCACGAAACCGATGATGCCAGTTGGACGGACGTGCTCGCGATCAACTTAACGGGGGTCTTTCGCATGACTCGAGCCGTCATCCCCCAGATGTTGAAGCAAGGGCAGGGGGCGATCGTCAATATTTCGTCGATCGCCAGTCTGGTCGGTCTTTCCGGCTTAGCCGCCTACGCGGCATCCAAGGGAGGGCTTGACTCCTTGACGCGTGCACTGGCGGTCGAATATGCCAAGGAAGGTATTCGTTGTAATGTTGTAAACCCGGGCCTCATCGAGACACCCATGGCGGCCCCCTTGATGGCAAATCCCGACATGCTCCAGCCCATTCTCGCTCAATATGCGATTCGTCGTCCTGGGACGCCCGAAGAGGTGGCGAATATGGTTCTGTATCTCGCGTCTGATGAAGCGGCCTGGGTGACCGGGGCGACCTTCCCTATCGATGGGGGCATGACCGTCTATAAAGGGTAA
- a CDS encoding OmpA family protein: MNRVVIKSGVVVMMGLVLVSAQGCNTKWLQSDGEGGSGSASSKVPSISGGGSSGELSGFSRNPSEERLAQGGYSTAMNPSGLTARQRAELTKEEKAAVEAGLQDVFFGYDQWGLSEVGMEALNHDAAYLKDHPGAVLKIEGHCDERGTSDYNVVLGDKRAKAARSYLTEAGVNSKQVMIVSYGKERPFCFDRDESCYQQNRRGHMLLSTKK, from the coding sequence ATGAACAGAGTGGTCATCAAGTCTGGAGTTGTCGTGATGATGGGACTAGTGTTGGTATCAGCCCAAGGCTGTAATACGAAATGGCTCCAGTCGGACGGTGAAGGTGGATCAGGCAGCGCGAGCTCAAAGGTCCCGAGCATTTCAGGCGGAGGGTCAAGCGGGGAGTTGAGCGGATTTTCACGTAATCCGTCTGAAGAACGTCTTGCGCAAGGGGGGTACTCCACGGCGATGAATCCGTCTGGGCTCACCGCTCGCCAGCGCGCCGAACTCACGAAAGAAGAAAAAGCTGCGGTGGAGGCGGGTTTGCAGGACGTTTTCTTTGGTTATGACCAATGGGGGTTATCAGAGGTCGGAATGGAAGCGCTCAACCACGATGCCGCGTATCTGAAGGATCATCCAGGAGCGGTGTTGAAGATTGAAGGGCATTGCGACGAGCGAGGTACCAGCGACTACAACGTCGTATTAGGTGATAAGCGCGCGAAAGCCGCTCGAAGTTATCTTACGGAAGCGGGGGTGAATTCGAAGCAGGTGATGATCGTGTCATACGGTAAAGAACGTCCCTTTTGCTTTGATCGGGACGAATCCTGCTATCAACAGAACCGTCGTGGGCACATGCTTCTGTCAACTAAGAAGTAG
- a CDS encoding phosphate ABC transporter substrate-binding protein gives MKLSVAKSGLSAFVFIGALVSAAPLVYADDAIVLDPALKGYIKVSGVSGNVNSIGSDTLNNLMTLWAEGFRKQYPQVKIQIEGKGSSTAPPALIEGTAQLGPMSRTMKNTEIDAFERKFRYKPTAFPVAIDALAVYVNKDNSVPGLTMTQVDGIFSKTRRRGAQENLERWAQLGVTGEVAASPISIYGRNSASGTYGFFKEYALKNGDYKDEVKEQPGSASVVQGITEDPAGVGYSGIGYLTSGVRALSLAEKEGGPFVAPTQENAMNGSYPLWRHLLIYVNKAPNKPLDPLVKEFIKFIYSKEGQAVVIKDGFFPLPQAVIEKELPKVE, from the coding sequence ATGAAATTATCAGTTGCCAAGTCTGGTCTGTCAGCTTTCGTGTTCATTGGAGCTCTTGTTTCGGCCGCCCCATTGGTCTATGCCGATGATGCCATCGTGCTGGACCCAGCCTTAAAAGGCTATATCAAAGTCAGCGGGGTATCCGGCAATGTCAACAGCATCGGTTCGGACACGCTCAACAACCTCATGACGCTCTGGGCCGAAGGTTTTCGGAAGCAATATCCTCAGGTCAAAATCCAAATCGAAGGCAAGGGATCAAGCACCGCCCCTCCGGCCCTGATCGAAGGAACGGCTCAACTGGGGCCGATGTCCAGAACGATGAAAAATACCGAGATCGATGCCTTCGAACGAAAGTTCAGATATAAGCCGACCGCTTTTCCCGTCGCCATCGATGCGCTGGCCGTCTACGTCAACAAGGACAACTCAGTCCCGGGGCTCACGATGACGCAAGTCGATGGAATCTTTTCCAAGACGCGTCGACGCGGTGCTCAAGAAAACCTGGAGCGATGGGCTCAGCTTGGCGTGACAGGCGAAGTGGCGGCATCTCCGATCAGCATTTACGGCCGCAACTCGGCATCCGGCACCTATGGGTTTTTCAAGGAGTATGCGTTGAAAAACGGCGACTACAAGGATGAGGTCAAGGAGCAACCGGGTTCTGCTTCGGTAGTCCAGGGGATCACGGAGGATCCTGCAGGCGTCGGCTACAGCGGTATCGGCTATTTGACGTCAGGTGTACGGGCTCTTTCATTGGCAGAAAAAGAAGGAGGCCCTTTCGTCGCCCCCACGCAAGAAAACGCTATGAACGGATCGTACCCCCTCTGGCGGCACCTGCTGATCTACGTGAACAAAGCGCCGAACAAGCCTCTCGATCCACTCGTGAAGGAATTCATTAAGTTCATCTATAGTAAAGAGGGGCAAGCCGTAGTGATCAAGGATGGCTTCTTCCCGCTCCCTCAGGCCGTGATCGAAAAGGAATTGCCGAAGGTCGAATAG
- a CDS encoding PilZ domain-containing protein, which yields MKKLGSLFKSEAAEQAPAKTLPEERRIQPRFTAQFRSTFSGQKQEGQGRTLDISVGGCKVESDMNVAQGAKFECRLHVPGLDWPLRIDEVTVRWVEGNSFGVAFSRIDPAEFAKLKKVLIDLEHEE from the coding sequence TTGAAGAAACTTGGTTCTCTCTTTAAATCCGAAGCTGCGGAGCAGGCTCCGGCCAAAACTCTGCCGGAGGAACGCAGGATCCAACCGCGATTCACCGCGCAGTTCCGCAGCACCTTTTCTGGACAAAAACAGGAGGGGCAGGGACGCACGCTGGATATTTCTGTCGGCGGTTGTAAAGTCGAAAGCGATATGAATGTGGCGCAGGGAGCAAAATTCGAATGCCGGCTCCACGTTCCCGGGCTTGATTGGCCGTTGCGGATTGACGAAGTCACTGTCCGATGGGTTGAGGGAAACAGCTTTGGTGTCGCGTTTTCGCGCATTGATCCTGCCGAGTTTGCGAAGCTCAAGAAGGTTCTCATTGATCTTGAGCACGAAGAGTGA
- a CDS encoding peptide-methionine (S)-S-oxide reductase has product MYKAPIVTQVAPAGQWYEAESYHQEYFARNPFQGYCQVVVGPKVAKFRRPFTGRLKTSDPPRS; this is encoded by the coding sequence TTGTACAAGGCTCCCATCGTCACGCAGGTTGCGCCGGCCGGCCAATGGTATGAAGCGGAATCCTATCACCAGGAATACTTCGCTCGAAATCCATTCCAAGGATACTGTCAGGTCGTCGTTGGTCCCAAGGTCGCAAAGTTCCGCAGGCCATTCACCGGACGATTGAAGACGTCAGACCCCCCTCGGTCATGA
- a CDS encoding porin, with protein MKGWWFAVTVCVICLGGIFSATMVHASVEDLLYEKGQITKEEWLKLKAEHEKEEAIIQERSAIKKWFDKISIRGYVQARYTYLPGDKSIRSEYDNTIRDNTGFAFRRVRLVISGDVTDWLSFYIQPEFAGTVPGTTGDQSNHFVQLRDAYADIFMPVPFLMFAEKELRVRVGQSKVPFGFENLQSSQNRLAFDRSDGINSALNGERDLGFFIYYTPSDTRKLFKKLVDSGLKGSGDYGVLGVGVYNGQTINVSERNDNKHIVLHATYPLELPYGQIIQFGVDAYRGTFNVGTPSGTGLPGGAPTLINNGNILDERVGVHFVLYPQPIGFQAEWNWGHGPQLNATRTVIEEGSIQGGYVQGMYKWDVNKPWLTSLIPYVRYQEYSGAKKHRTNTPFNVVREWEIGAEWHISKALEFTIAYARSRRTDTQTAPYNIREGDIVRTQLQYNF; from the coding sequence ATGAAGGGATGGTGGTTCGCAGTTACGGTGTGTGTGATCTGTCTTGGTGGGATCTTCTCGGCCACCATGGTTCATGCCAGCGTCGAGGATCTCCTTTACGAAAAGGGGCAGATCACGAAAGAAGAATGGCTCAAACTCAAGGCCGAGCATGAGAAAGAAGAAGCGATTATTCAGGAACGGTCAGCGATCAAGAAGTGGTTCGATAAGATCAGCATACGGGGCTATGTGCAAGCTCGCTATACCTATCTTCCCGGTGATAAGAGCATACGGAGCGAGTACGACAACACCATTCGGGATAATACAGGCTTCGCCTTCCGCCGCGTCCGACTCGTGATTTCAGGGGATGTCACGGACTGGCTGTCATTCTATATTCAACCGGAATTTGCAGGTACTGTTCCGGGCACCACCGGAGATCAGAGCAACCACTTCGTGCAACTTCGCGACGCCTATGCCGATATCTTTATGCCCGTACCCTTTCTTATGTTCGCGGAAAAAGAGTTGCGAGTTCGAGTCGGACAGTCGAAGGTTCCGTTTGGGTTTGAAAATCTTCAGTCCAGCCAAAATCGGCTTGCCTTCGACCGAAGCGACGGGATCAACAGTGCGTTGAACGGCGAGCGCGATCTGGGATTTTTCATCTATTACACGCCGAGTGACACCAGAAAATTGTTTAAGAAACTGGTCGACTCGGGCCTCAAGGGATCGGGAGACTATGGCGTCCTCGGTGTCGGGGTGTATAACGGCCAGACCATCAATGTCTCGGAACGCAATGACAATAAGCATATCGTCCTGCATGCCACCTATCCTCTTGAATTGCCATACGGGCAGATTATCCAGTTCGGAGTGGATGCGTACCGTGGAACCTTCAATGTCGGAACCCCATCAGGTACCGGGCTCCCAGGGGGGGCTCCCACTCTCATCAATAACGGGAACATTCTCGATGAGCGAGTCGGCGTGCACTTTGTGCTGTATCCTCAGCCGATTGGTTTCCAAGCTGAATGGAACTGGGGTCATGGACCCCAGTTGAACGCGACAAGAACCGTGATTGAAGAGGGCTCTATCCAGGGCGGATACGTCCAAGGGATGTACAAATGGGACGTCAACAAGCCGTGGTTGACCTCCCTCATCCCTTATGTGCGTTATCAAGAATATAGCGGGGCAAAGAAGCATCGAACCAATACACCTTTCAATGTCGTCCGAGAATGGGAAATCGGGGCTGAGTGGCACATAAGCAAAGCCTTGGAATTCACGATTGCGTATGCGCGAAGCAGACGCACCGATACGCAGACCGCCCCCTACAACATCCGGGAAGGAGATATTGTCCGTACGCAGCTGCAATATAACTTCTAG
- a CDS encoding Slp family lipoprotein encodes MKIVSGLLILSLVMMSACAPSHHVFPPKTTEGIDTHFDFSLWHDGSESKKVQIGGRIVRAQSSDDMVIIVVSQMPIVDYPAYGPKDNGESNGEFVIIYQGTIEMPNLQPGNRVIAVGVTHPWKVFTVKNLSRSFPVVAAQCLHFWNTQGREIADFPYYEAGYVTLKQETVCANASTP; translated from the coding sequence GTGAAAATTGTTAGTGGGCTTCTGATCCTATCCTTGGTTATGATGAGCGCCTGCGCGCCTTCCCATCATGTGTTTCCACCCAAGACAACGGAAGGTATTGATACCCATTTTGATTTTTCCCTGTGGCACGATGGATCCGAATCTAAAAAAGTTCAAATCGGAGGGCGGATTGTGCGTGCTCAGTCTTCCGATGACATGGTGATCATCGTCGTTTCTCAGATGCCCATCGTCGACTATCCGGCCTACGGTCCAAAGGACAATGGCGAAAGCAACGGGGAATTTGTCATTATCTATCAGGGAACCATCGAGATGCCGAATCTCCAACCGGGCAATCGAGTGATCGCCGTAGGCGTGACTCATCCGTGGAAAGTCTTCACGGTCAAGAATCTCTCCCGCAGCTTTCCGGTTGTCGCCGCCCAATGTCTTCATTTTTGGAATACACAGGGACGAGAGATCGCAGACTTTCCTTACTACGAAGCAGGATATGTCACGCTCAAGCAAGAAACGGTCTGTGCAAACGCATCAACTCCCTAA
- a CDS encoding shikimate dehydrogenase gives MDIDTQTKFCGVIGNPVGHSLSPAIHNAAFRKVGLNFVYLAWQVETIGEAIKGLRALGNFRGASVTIPHKVAAMPFLDLVEETARRIGAINTIVAEKGKLVGYNTDTTGALQALRKGGVELRDRRIVILGSGGAARAIAVALAAESRPEKLTLLGVDDRERATLAQDVRSQAAVAVEDGYLDETALHRVLPDAHVLIHCTPVGMSPKADATCVPASLLHAGLAVMDIVYNPLETRLLKDAKRAGCKTIPGLEMFLNQAVAQFELWTNQSAPVDVMRTVLESHFQ, from the coding sequence ATGGATATAGACACCCAGACGAAGTTTTGCGGAGTGATCGGCAATCCGGTGGGACATTCACTGTCGCCCGCCATCCACAACGCGGCGTTCCGCAAAGTCGGGCTCAATTTCGTCTATCTGGCCTGGCAAGTGGAAACGATCGGCGAAGCCATCAAGGGGCTTCGTGCGCTGGGGAACTTTCGCGGAGCGAGCGTAACCATTCCTCATAAAGTCGCAGCGATGCCGTTTCTCGATCTGGTGGAAGAGACGGCACGGCGGATCGGCGCCATCAACACGATCGTCGCCGAAAAGGGCAAGCTCGTTGGATACAACACGGACACGACCGGAGCTTTGCAGGCGCTGAGGAAAGGAGGGGTCGAACTGAGAGATCGTCGCATCGTCATCTTGGGTTCCGGCGGTGCGGCACGAGCCATTGCCGTTGCACTGGCTGCCGAATCACGTCCGGAAAAGTTGACGTTGCTGGGAGTCGACGACCGTGAACGGGCAACGTTGGCGCAAGATGTTCGCTCCCAGGCGGCGGTGGCGGTTGAGGACGGGTATCTTGATGAAACCGCCCTTCATCGCGTGCTTCCCGATGCGCACGTATTGATTCATTGCACGCCTGTCGGCATGTCTCCGAAAGCCGATGCCACTTGTGTTCCCGCATCGCTCCTCCACGCCGGCCTTGCTGTTATGGATATTGTCTACAATCCACTCGAAACCAGGTTACTCAAGGATGCGAAGCGCGCAGGGTGCAAGACAATCCCCGGGTTGGAGATGTTTCTGAATCAAGCCGTCGCTCAATTCGAGCTCTGGACCAATCAGTCTGCCCCGGTTGATGTCATGCGTACCGTATTGGAATCTCACTTCCAATGA
- a CDS encoding ABC transporter permease subunit, protein MNVPPFTPIPAAQGESSSGGGSIPTPALVGGLFSRRQIRTITDRLTGFIIRTGGIGIILCILGMCVFLVKEVIPLFQPTRATPTEPVSLSPLERSFSAAIIGIDEQQEVAYVLRGDSLDFVFLGGAAHTPSKIPSRDLLPDESVTALGRAFGKGHNVAMGTGDGRVIPVAIEFAQEFKDNERSLSPVVTVLAPILAAPTPQAISKMAYQSAESDVRIAALLKDRHLWLTTSRTVSRPDGTSTPSITQVDLTPNISGLPTALTLGSRAEILAVGTDEGKLYHFDLREPAQPVLVETTQASEKGEAITALAYLMGDRSLVVGNASGKIAVWTPVREHPRSNTTHMTAIHRFASHSSAVTDITISQRDKGFITTDAGGEIRLHHSTSEQTLLTLTPQQGLLRNTYFSPKADGLVSLTENNRLVHYQIANPNPEITWATLFSPVWYEGYERPQLVWQSSSGSDDFEPKFSLTPLIFGTVKGTFYAVLLAVPLSVLAAIYTAMFMHPTLRAKIKPTIEIMAALPTVVLGFLAGLWFAPVLERNFPAMTAMILVIPLAIFVSAALYLMLPASLRHRVRPGVEALFMMPIIVAVVWWCLATNTWWESLLFDGHYKPWLEAHLGLNYDQRNAIVVGVAMGFAIIPIIYSISEEALSNVPKNLIAGSLALGATRWQTLMHLVLISASPGIFSALMIGLGRAVGETMIVLMATGNTPIMDWSLFNGFRTLSANIAVEIPEAPHGGTLYRTLFLAGLLLFVATFVLNTAAELIRQRLREKYSQF, encoded by the coding sequence ATGAACGTGCCGCCATTCACACCGATACCCGCTGCTCAAGGAGAGTCCTCTTCAGGCGGGGGTTCAATTCCGACCCCTGCCCTTGTGGGCGGGCTATTCAGCCGCCGCCAAATCAGGACCATCACGGATCGGCTCACGGGCTTCATCATCAGGACCGGCGGGATCGGCATTATCCTCTGTATTCTCGGAATGTGTGTGTTTCTGGTCAAGGAAGTCATCCCGCTCTTTCAACCAACCCGAGCCACACCGACTGAGCCGGTTTCACTCTCACCGCTGGAGCGTTCGTTTTCCGCCGCCATCATCGGAATCGATGAACAGCAAGAGGTCGCCTATGTGCTACGCGGTGATTCCCTCGACTTTGTTTTCTTAGGAGGAGCGGCTCACACTCCATCAAAGATTCCTTCGCGTGACTTGTTGCCCGATGAATCCGTGACGGCGTTAGGACGTGCATTCGGGAAAGGGCACAATGTGGCCATGGGCACAGGGGATGGGCGCGTCATTCCGGTGGCGATCGAATTCGCTCAGGAGTTTAAAGATAACGAACGTTCACTCTCCCCGGTAGTCACCGTTCTGGCACCAATCCTTGCCGCACCGACTCCACAAGCCATTTCGAAAATGGCCTACCAGAGCGCGGAATCCGATGTTCGGATTGCCGCGCTGTTGAAAGACCGGCATCTCTGGCTCACGACGAGCCGAACGGTATCACGTCCGGATGGAACGTCCACTCCCTCGATCACGCAAGTTGATCTCACGCCCAACATCTCAGGTCTGCCGACGGCGCTTACGCTTGGGAGTCGTGCGGAAATCCTCGCCGTCGGCACGGATGAGGGGAAGCTGTATCATTTCGACCTACGGGAACCTGCACAGCCTGTGCTTGTTGAGACGACTCAGGCTTCCGAGAAAGGCGAAGCGATCACTGCGCTTGCCTACTTGATGGGGGATCGGAGTCTTGTTGTCGGCAACGCGTCAGGGAAGATTGCCGTGTGGACACCTGTGCGGGAGCACCCTCGAAGCAATACGACGCATATGACGGCCATCCATCGGTTCGCCTCTCATTCGAGCGCGGTCACGGACATCACGATTTCACAGCGGGACAAGGGCTTTATCACTACCGATGCCGGAGGGGAAATCCGGCTGCATCATTCGACTTCTGAACAAACGTTGCTGACTCTTACTCCGCAACAGGGGCTGCTTCGCAATACCTATTTTTCTCCAAAGGCAGACGGCCTTGTCAGCTTGACCGAGAATAATCGACTGGTCCATTACCAGATTGCGAATCCTAATCCGGAAATTACCTGGGCAACCTTATTCTCACCGGTCTGGTATGAGGGGTATGAGCGACCACAGCTTGTCTGGCAATCATCGAGTGGGTCGGATGATTTTGAGCCAAAGTTCAGCTTGACCCCTCTTATCTTTGGCACGGTGAAAGGCACCTTCTATGCGGTGTTGCTCGCGGTTCCGTTGTCGGTACTGGCCGCGATTTATACAGCCATGTTCATGCATCCGACCCTCCGGGCGAAGATCAAGCCCACGATTGAAATTATGGCGGCGCTCCCCACTGTGGTCCTCGGATTTCTTGCCGGACTCTGGTTTGCCCCTGTTCTGGAGCGGAACTTTCCCGCGATGACGGCGATGATCCTGGTCATTCCATTGGCTATCTTTGTCTCTGCCGCGCTTTATCTGATGCTGCCCGCTTCCCTTCGCCATCGTGTCCGTCCGGGGGTCGAGGCGTTGTTCATGATGCCGATCATCGTCGCAGTTGTCTGGTGGTGCCTTGCGACCAACACATGGTGGGAGTCGCTCTTGTTCGACGGGCACTATAAGCCATGGCTGGAGGCACATCTAGGCCTGAATTACGATCAGCGAAACGCCATCGTGGTCGGCGTGGCCATGGGGTTTGCGATCATTCCTATCATCTACAGCATCTCGGAAGAAGCCCTCTCCAATGTTCCTAAGAATCTCATCGCCGGTTCCTTGGCGCTTGGTGCCACACGATGGCAAACGCTTATGCATTTGGTCCTGATTTCAGCCAGCCCGGGCATCTTCTCGGCTCTGATGATTGGGCTAGGGCGGGCTGTCGGAGAGACCATGATTGTCCTGATGGCGACCGGCAATACACCGATCATGGACTGGAGCCTATTCAACGGGTTTCGAACGCTCTCCGCGAATATTGCCGTGGAGATTCCCGAAGCCCCGCACGGCGGAACTTTGTATCGTACGCTCTTTTTGGCGGGGTTGCTCCTGTTTGTCGCTACCTTTGTTCTCAACACGGCGGCGGAACTGATTCGACAACGGCTTAGGGAAAAATACAGTCAATTCTAG
- a CDS encoding shikimate kinase translates to MNVVLIGYRGTGKSTVGKLLAARLDRSLLSTDAEIVKSAGHTIPEIVEQHGWDYFRDLESQVCQKVAASDGLVIDTGGGIILRSKNVEILKKTGTLFWLTASVETITARISRDTQRPSLTGAKSFVDEIQDVLRERIPKYQAAADHVIETDGRSLTQVADEILARL, encoded by the coding sequence ATGAATGTGGTGCTCATTGGGTACCGAGGTACGGGGAAGAGCACCGTCGGAAAGCTCTTGGCGGCTCGTCTGGACCGTAGTCTCCTGTCCACTGACGCAGAGATCGTGAAATCGGCGGGACACACCATCCCAGAGATCGTGGAGCAACATGGGTGGGATTACTTTCGTGATCTCGAATCTCAGGTCTGTCAGAAGGTGGCCGCCAGTGATGGGCTCGTCATCGACACGGGAGGGGGAATAATTCTTCGATCGAAAAACGTGGAGATCTTGAAAAAGACGGGAACATTGTTCTGGTTGACTGCCTCGGTCGAGACGATAACCGCGCGGATCAGTCGTGATACACAGCGCCCCTCCCTGACCGGAGCCAAATCTTTTGTCGATGAGATTCAGGATGTCCTTCGCGAGCGGATCCCGAAGTATCAAGCTGCTGCCGATCATGTCATTGAAACGGATGGACGATCTCTCACGCAAGTTGCCGATGAGATTCTGGCCCGACTGTAA